The Halobellus sp. MBLA0158 genome has a window encoding:
- a CDS encoding DUF3054 domain-containing protein, protein MAPSASQESFLARRIDAAAAPLAAVDVLALSAVLTIGVINHNGVEYLSADPVGWVLTLVPFLVGWGVAGPLVGAYSAGAAESAKAAIPLAVRAWVPGAIVGFALRASPLFSGGFQPIFGVVVLLFGGAALVAGRWLFFKLFG, encoded by the coding sequence ATGGCACCATCGGCTTCGCAGGAGTCGTTCCTCGCGCGACGCATCGACGCCGCCGCGGCCCCCCTCGCCGCGGTCGACGTCCTGGCGCTCTCGGCGGTGTTGACGATCGGCGTGATCAACCACAACGGCGTCGAGTACCTCTCTGCGGACCCCGTCGGCTGGGTTCTGACGCTCGTTCCCTTCCTCGTCGGCTGGGGCGTCGCGGGGCCGCTCGTCGGGGCGTACTCCGCCGGCGCGGCGGAATCGGCAAAGGCCGCGATCCCGCTCGCCGTCCGGGCGTGGGTGCCGGGGGCGATCGTCGGCTTCGCGCTCCGGGCCTCGCCGCTCTTCTCGGGCGGCTTCCAGCCCATCTTCGGCGTCGTCGTCCTGCTCTTCGGCGGCGCGGCGCTCGTCGCCGGGCGCTGGCTCTTCTTCAAGCTCTTCGGATAG
- a CDS encoding class I SAM-dependent methyltransferase, which produces MPRFGSGDVRFFDRVARLYDAAMPRARVGPFADAFAFADRPIERVLDLAGGTGRASRGLAALGVDAVVVDASAGMLARARDAGHPTVCADVTRLPVRTDAVDAAVVVDALHHVPDPDAALEAAARVVRPGGVLVVQEFHPRGLRGRALVAAERAVGFDSTFWRPAELCERLAAAGFEPRIAREGFDYVVVGRVPERSSGFRESH; this is translated from the coding sequence ATGCCCCGATTCGGCTCCGGCGACGTCCGCTTTTTCGACCGCGTGGCGCGCCTCTACGACGCCGCGATGCCCCGGGCGCGCGTCGGTCCGTTCGCGGACGCGTTCGCCTTCGCGGACCGGCCGATCGAGCGCGTCCTCGACCTGGCCGGCGGCACCGGACGGGCCTCGCGGGGGCTGGCCGCGCTCGGGGTCGACGCCGTCGTCGTCGACGCCTCGGCGGGGATGCTCGCCCGCGCCCGCGACGCCGGGCACCCGACCGTCTGCGCCGACGTGACGCGCCTGCCGGTCCGGACCGACGCGGTCGACGCCGCCGTCGTCGTCGACGCGCTCCACCACGTCCCCGACCCGGACGCGGCGCTGGAAGCGGCCGCTCGCGTCGTCCGGCCCGGCGGCGTGCTCGTGGTGCAGGAGTTCCACCCGCGCGGCCTCCGCGGGCGCGCGCTCGTCGCGGCCGAGCGCGCCGTCGGCTTCGACTCGACGTTCTGGAGGCCCGCGGAGCTCTGCGAGCGCCTCGCGGCGGCCGGCTTCGAGCCTCGGATCGCCCGCGAGGGATTCGACTACGTGGTCGTCGGCCGCGTCCCGGAGCGATCGAGCGGATTCCGAGAGAGCCATTAG
- a CDS encoding GNAT family N-acetyltransferase, which translates to MEFAVLGWPPEGPQLRLDYRRFAYAGKFVMSNTGKAVVREAEESAADDMIDDDSTAGDTAAADTVADDATAGADADFDVGVAAALAFNADRTEDATLWYRYVTVRDDAKGNGLGPRLAAFVAPRAADRGYDRLRIAVNNPFAYEAMYKAGFAWTGRETGVAELVLERPADPAAAAGRDRSGDRYRAGLDRFRARDSADPEASFLAAREGADPPAILADLADPTVDAVERPSTEADPSDPPADVDPDG; encoded by the coding sequence ATGGAATTCGCCGTCCTGGGCTGGCCGCCGGAGGGGCCACAGCTCAGACTCGACTACCGGCGCTTCGCCTACGCCGGGAAGTTCGTGATGTCGAACACCGGGAAGGCGGTCGTCCGGGAGGCGGAGGAATCGGCGGCTGACGATATGATCGACGACGATTCGACTGCCGGCGACACGGCCGCTGCCGACACGGTCGCCGACGATGCGACCGCCGGCGCCGACGCGGACTTCGACGTGGGAGTCGCGGCCGCGCTGGCGTTCAACGCGGACCGGACCGAGGACGCGACGCTCTGGTACCGGTACGTCACCGTCCGCGACGACGCGAAGGGAAACGGCCTGGGCCCGCGCCTCGCCGCGTTCGTCGCGCCGCGGGCGGCCGACCGCGGGTACGACCGCCTCCGGATCGCCGTCAACAACCCCTTCGCGTACGAGGCGATGTACAAGGCGGGCTTCGCCTGGACCGGCCGCGAGACCGGCGTCGCCGAACTCGTCCTCGAACGGCCCGCCGACCCCGCCGCGGCGGCTGGGCGCGATCGCTCCGGGGACCGATACCGCGCCGGTCTAGACCGCTTCCGCGCCCGCGACTCCGCGGATCCGGAAGCGTCGTTCCTGGCCGCGCGAGAGGGTGCGGATCCTCCCGCGATCCTCGCCGATCTCGCCGACCCGACGGTGGACGCCGTCGAGCGGCCGTCGACGGAGGCCGACCCGAGCGACCCGCCGGCCGACGTCGACCCGGACGGTTAA
- the fen gene encoding flap endonuclease-1 — translation MGNADLRSLAVLSEIGFDEVAGSVVAVDAHNWLYRYLTTTVKFTREGAYTTDAGEEVANLIGLVQGLPKFFEHDLTPVFVFDGGVTDLKDEEVAERREARERAEEQRKAAEERGDDVAAARLEARTQRLTDVIHETTRELLALLDVPIVEAPAEGEAQASYMAKRGAVDYVGSEDYDTLLFGAPYTLRQLTSKGDPELMDLDATLAAHDLTREQLVDVAILCGTDFNDGLSGVGPKTALSAVREHGDLWAVLDDREAYIENADRVRELFLDPPVTDDFDFGTDLSPDVEAARAYVTDEWEVDADEVARGFERIESSLVQTGLDDWT, via the coding sequence ATGGGCAACGCAGATCTACGCAGTCTCGCGGTCCTCTCGGAGATCGGGTTTGACGAGGTCGCGGGCAGCGTCGTCGCCGTCGACGCGCACAACTGGCTGTATCGCTACCTCACGACGACGGTCAAGTTCACGCGCGAGGGCGCCTACACGACCGACGCGGGCGAGGAGGTCGCGAACCTCATCGGCCTCGTCCAGGGGCTACCGAAGTTCTTCGAGCACGACCTCACGCCCGTGTTCGTCTTCGACGGCGGCGTGACCGACCTGAAGGACGAGGAGGTCGCCGAGCGGCGCGAGGCCCGCGAGCGCGCCGAAGAACAGCGGAAGGCCGCCGAGGAACGCGGCGACGACGTGGCCGCCGCCCGGCTGGAAGCCCGCACGCAGCGCCTGACCGACGTGATCCACGAGACGACGCGGGAGCTCCTCGCCCTGCTCGACGTGCCGATCGTCGAGGCGCCCGCCGAGGGCGAGGCGCAGGCGTCGTATATGGCCAAGCGCGGCGCCGTCGACTACGTCGGCAGCGAGGACTACGACACGCTGCTGTTCGGCGCGCCCTACACGCTCCGGCAGCTCACCTCGAAGGGCGATCCCGAGCTGATGGATCTCGACGCCACCCTCGCCGCGCACGACCTCACCCGCGAACAGCTCGTCGACGTCGCGATCCTCTGCGGGACCGACTTCAACGACGGGCTCTCGGGGGTCGGCCCGAAGACGGCGCTGTCGGCCGTCCGCGAGCACGGCGACCTCTGGGCGGTGCTCGACGACCGCGAGGCCTACATCGAGAACGCCGATCGGGTCAGGGAGCTGTTCTTGGACCCGCCGGTGACGGACGACTTCGACTTCGGGACGGACCTCTCGCCGGACGTCGAGGCCGCGCGGGCGTACGTCACAGACGAGTGGGAGGTCGACGCCGACGAGGTCGCCCGCGGCTTCGAGCGGATCGAGTCCTCGCTGGTCCAGACTGGCCTCGACGACTGGACCTGA